From the genome of Prevotella herbatica, one region includes:
- a CDS encoding AMP-binding protein, with product MTLDEFLTEWNNESDMILVHTSGSTGNPKPMYVEKKRMLNSARITCDFLGLCSGDTAFLCMPLDYIAGKMMVVRSIERKLNLVSVSPSGHPLKDISLSFDKPSLAAMVPLQVYNSLNVAAEAEKLRSFTHLIIGGGAIDDELAKVLRSFPNHVWSTYGMTETLSHIALRRLNGDGASEWYTPFDSVDVSQNEDGCLVIDAPLVHEGKLVTNDIVELKDGKFRILGRKDNVICSGGIKIQMEEVERVLRPYMESNFMITKRSDKKFGEIVVLITENDNIAEVEAICKRVLPKYWCPHDYLYVERIPLTETGKPARAKALSLAEEV from the coding sequence ATGACGCTAGATGAATTTTTGACAGAATGGAACAATGAATCAGATATGATACTTGTTCATACTAGTGGATCTACAGGAAATCCTAAACCAATGTATGTTGAAAAAAAACGTATGTTGAATTCTGCAAGAATAACGTGTGACTTTCTTGGGCTATGTTCTGGTGATACTGCTTTTTTGTGTATGCCTTTAGATTATATCGCCGGAAAAATGATGGTTGTACGCAGCATAGAGCGCAAACTTAATCTAGTGAGTGTAAGTCCAAGCGGTCATCCGTTGAAGGATATATCTTTATCTTTTGATAAACCTTCTTTAGCAGCAATGGTCCCTTTACAAGTTTATAATTCTTTGAATGTTGCTGCTGAAGCTGAAAAATTACGCAGTTTCACCCATTTGATTATTGGTGGGGGAGCGATAGACGATGAACTGGCAAAAGTATTACGCAGTTTTCCAAATCATGTATGGAGCACTTATGGTATGACAGAGACACTTTCGCATATAGCCCTTCGTAGGTTGAATGGCGATGGTGCTTCAGAATGGTACACTCCTTTTGACAGTGTTGATGTTTCGCAAAACGAAGACGGATGCTTAGTTATTGATGCACCTTTGGTACATGAAGGCAAGCTTGTAACCAATGACATCGTTGAACTTAAAGATGGGAAATTCAGAATATTGGGCAGGAAAGATAATGTGATCTGTAGCGGTGGTATCAAAATCCAGATGGAAGAAGTTGAGCGTGTCCTTAGACCTTATATGGAGTCGAATTTTATGATAACAAAGCGTAGTGATAAAAAATTCGGCGAGATTGTGGTCCTCATTACAGAAAACGACAATATCGCCGAAGTAGAAGCTATATGTAAACGTGTGTTACCTAAATATTGGTGTCCTCACGATTATCTTTATGTTGAAAGAATTCCTCTCACAGAAACTGGTAAACCAGCACGTGCTAAAGCTTTATCCCTCGCGGAAGAAGTCTAA
- a CDS encoding o-succinylbenzoate synthase, protein MKHIEISERTLHFKQPAGTSRGIYTTRQSYYLTITDDNCPGIKGVGECATLPDLSCDAVPEYNKILKDICLMVEQTGKIPYDILRPYPSILFGLETAFAQLDANGSTRLYDTPFARGEEGITINGLVWMGTFEEMYSRLETKLKAGFHCVKLKIGAIDFDKELDLIKHIREAFDKNTIELRVDANGGFTPDNAMERLEALAQYDIHSIEQPIKQHQWKDMARLCKETPLPIALDEELIGVNVKSMKEYLLDAIRPQYIILKPSLHGGMYGCDEWIKLAKERGIGSWITSALESNIGLNAIAHYCANTYGPSVSMPQGLGTGQLFTDNIDMPLVIDGDKIWYRE, encoded by the coding sequence ATGAAACATATAGAAATTTCAGAACGAACATTACATTTTAAACAACCTGCTGGTACTTCGCGTGGTATTTATACAACGCGCCAAAGTTATTATCTCACGATCACGGATGATAACTGTCCTGGAATAAAGGGTGTTGGTGAATGTGCAACGTTGCCTGATCTTTCATGTGATGCAGTTCCTGAATACAATAAGATTTTAAAGGATATCTGTTTAATGGTTGAACAGACTGGCAAGATACCTTATGATATACTTCGTCCTTATCCCTCAATATTATTTGGGCTGGAAACGGCTTTTGCCCAGTTGGATGCAAATGGTTCTACACGGTTATATGATACGCCTTTTGCACGCGGTGAGGAAGGAATAACCATTAATGGACTTGTATGGATGGGAACATTTGAAGAGATGTATTCCCGCTTGGAAACAAAGTTAAAGGCAGGATTCCATTGCGTGAAATTGAAGATAGGCGCAATAGACTTTGATAAGGAACTTGATTTGATAAAGCATATCCGTGAGGCTTTTGATAAAAATACGATAGAGTTGAGAGTTGATGCCAATGGCGGGTTTACGCCTGACAATGCGATGGAACGCCTTGAGGCATTAGCTCAATATGATATTCATTCAATAGAACAACCGATCAAGCAACATCAATGGAAAGACATGGCACGCTTGTGCAAGGAAACTCCATTGCCAATAGCATTGGATGAAGAACTTATTGGTGTGAACGTGAAGAGCATGAAAGAATATCTTTTAGATGCTATACGTCCACAGTATATAATTCTCAAACCCAGTCTTCATGGTGGAATGTATGGGTGCGACGAATGGATAAAGCTGGCTAAAGAACGAGGTATCGGCAGTTGGATAACAAGTGCACTGGAAAGTAATATAGGACTGAATGCGATTGCTCATTATTGTGCGAATACTTACGGTCCTTCTGTTTCAATGCCACAGGGACTTGGTACAGGACAACTGTTTACTGATAACATTGATATGCCATTGGTGATTGATGGAGATAAAATTTGGTACAGAGAATGA
- the menD gene encoding 2-succinyl-5-enolpyruvyl-6-hydroxy-3-cyclohexene-1-carboxylic-acid synthase: MYSDKENVNILTSLLVNHGVNKAVVCPGSRNAPIVHNLNECPDVECYPVTDERSAGFYALGIAQATGSPVVVCVTSGTALLNLLPAVAEAFYQHLPLVVVSADRPSQWINQLDGQTIPQNGALGSFVKKSINLPEPHDEEERWFCNRMINEALISCACGACGPVHINVPITEPLYSFTQTKLPVERKIEFVSANADTSKARTLMLDRFAHSSRPMIVIGQSHTESLSERLSKYLQSNAVVLIEPLSAGGAQRYLDEIVRCVENDEHYSPDFILYIGDCIVSKSIKKFLRKAARKAEVWMASEDGKIADTLMNAVGVIEGNVSGLLDTIVFDNCKDYYQLWHDSVEVKNIVEKCRSFIPKYSQMSAVKAFEEAIAHHDIIRHYANSMSVRLGCIYSKGYLYVNRGINGIEGSLSTAAGYSLASDKDVYCVIGDLSFFYDQNALWNRNIGGNLKILLLNNGGGAIFGKFEGLKDSNARDNLVMAKHDTSAGGICIANHINHIEAFNAETLKVGLDKLINMKSDNPTLLEVFTDAENDMNVIKEYYTSI; the protein is encoded by the coding sequence ATGTACTCAGATAAGGAAAACGTAAATATCCTAACTTCACTCCTTGTGAATCATGGCGTGAACAAAGCGGTTGTCTGTCCTGGAAGCAGAAATGCTCCGATAGTACACAACCTCAATGAATGCCCGGATGTGGAATGTTATCCAGTTACAGATGAGCGCAGTGCGGGTTTCTATGCTTTAGGAATTGCACAGGCTACAGGTAGCCCAGTTGTTGTTTGCGTAACGTCAGGAACAGCATTGCTAAATTTATTACCAGCTGTTGCAGAGGCTTTTTATCAGCATTTGCCACTTGTTGTTGTTTCAGCCGATCGTCCTTCTCAATGGATTAATCAACTTGATGGACAGACAATACCGCAAAACGGAGCTTTGGGGAGCTTTGTAAAGAAGTCGATTAATTTGCCTGAACCTCATGATGAGGAAGAAAGATGGTTTTGTAATCGAATGATTAACGAAGCTTTGATTTCATGTGCATGCGGAGCTTGTGGTCCTGTACATATAAACGTTCCGATAACTGAACCACTTTATAGTTTTACTCAAACAAAGTTACCCGTTGAACGCAAGATAGAATTTGTCTCAGCAAATGCTGATACCTCAAAAGCAAGAACGTTGATGCTTGATAGATTTGCACATTCAAGCAGACCGATGATCGTTATAGGACAAAGTCATACTGAAAGTTTAAGTGAAAGATTATCAAAGTATTTGCAGTCTAATGCTGTAGTATTAATTGAACCGTTAAGTGCGGGTGGTGCTCAGCGATATCTGGACGAGATTGTGAGATGTGTTGAGAATGATGAGCACTATTCTCCTGATTTCATCTTATACATCGGAGATTGCATCGTAAGTAAGTCTATAAAGAAGTTTCTGCGCAAGGCAGCACGCAAGGCAGAGGTGTGGATGGCTAGTGAAGATGGAAAGATTGCCGACACATTGATGAATGCAGTTGGCGTGATTGAAGGTAATGTTTCGGGATTGCTTGATACTATCGTCTTTGATAATTGCAAAGACTATTATCAGCTTTGGCATGATTCCGTAGAGGTGAAGAACATTGTAGAAAAATGCCGTTCGTTTATTCCTAAATATTCTCAGATGTCTGCTGTTAAAGCTTTTGAGGAAGCTATTGCACATCATGATATTATAAGACATTACGCTAATAGCATGTCAGTACGTCTTGGATGTATCTATTCAAAAGGTTATCTATATGTGAATCGTGGAATAAACGGTATCGAGGGTTCTCTTTCAACAGCTGCAGGATATTCTCTGGCAAGTGACAAAGATGTATATTGCGTGATTGGCGATCTCAGCTTCTTCTATGATCAGAATGCTCTTTGGAATAGAAATATAGGTGGAAACTTAAAGATATTACTGCTTAATAATGGAGGAGGAGCAATCTTCGGAAAGTTTGAAGGACTAAAAGATAGCAATGCACGTGACAATCTTGTGATGGCAAAGCACGATACCAGTGCAGGGGGAATATGCATAGCAAACCATATAAATCATATTGAGGCATTTAATGCTGAAACATTGAAGGTAGGTCTTGACAAACTAATCAATATGAAGTCGGATAATCCTACTTTGTTGGAAGTATTCACAGATGCCGAAAATGATATGAATGTGATAAAAGAATATTATACAAGTATATGA
- the aroB gene encoding 3-dehydroquinate synthase codes for MEQRIIISKNIGEELAKAISECEHDKLFVLTDETTHEKCWPTIGKLIRMRNAKVITIKATDSHKDVDSLAQVWQQLGEGGATRHSCMVNLGGGMVTDLGGFAASTFKRGIDFINIPTTLLAMVDASVGGKTGINFNGLKNEVGVFNDSKYVILDTEFLKTLDKENILSGYAEMLKHGLISNDKMWAQLVNFEISNPDFELLQTMVADSVEVKKNIVKKDPYENGIRKALNLGHTFGHAFESWSLKRKPILHGYAVAYGLICELYLSSVKAGFPTDKMRQTVNFIRENYGKLGITCDDYDELIELMTHDKKNTAGIINFTLLENVGKIKINQTATIEEIKDALDFFREG; via the coding sequence ATGGAACAAAGAATAATAATATCAAAAAATATTGGAGAAGAATTAGCTAAGGCTATTTCAGAATGTGAGCACGACAAGCTTTTTGTACTTACTGATGAAACTACGCATGAAAAATGCTGGCCCACCATTGGCAAACTTATAAGAATGAGAAATGCCAAAGTCATCACAATAAAAGCTACAGACTCACATAAGGACGTTGATTCTCTTGCACAAGTATGGCAGCAACTAGGTGAAGGCGGTGCCACGAGACATTCGTGCATGGTTAATCTGGGTGGTGGCATGGTTACAGACCTTGGCGGTTTCGCAGCCTCTACATTTAAGAGAGGTATTGATTTCATTAATATTCCAACTACCCTTCTCGCTATGGTTGATGCTTCTGTAGGCGGAAAGACAGGCATTAACTTTAATGGATTAAAAAATGAGGTTGGCGTATTCAATGATAGCAAGTATGTTATTCTTGACACGGAGTTTCTAAAGACGCTTGACAAAGAAAATATTCTTTCAGGGTATGCAGAAATGCTTAAACACGGTCTTATATCAAACGATAAGATGTGGGCACAGTTGGTTAATTTTGAAATCAGTAACCCTGATTTCGAATTACTACAAACGATGGTTGCCGACTCTGTAGAAGTGAAAAAGAATATAGTAAAAAAAGATCCTTATGAAAATGGCATAAGAAAGGCTTTGAATTTAGGACACACCTTCGGACATGCTTTTGAAAGCTGGTCATTAAAACGTAAACCTATACTTCATGGCTATGCAGTTGCATACGGACTTATATGCGAATTATATTTAAGTAGTGTAAAGGCTGGATTCCCTACTGACAAGATGCGACAGACCGTTAATTTTATACGTGAGAACTATGGCAAGTTAGGAATAACGTGTGATGATTATGACGAACTTATAGAACTGATGACTCATGATAAGAAAAACACTGCTGGAATAATCAATTTCACACTTCTTGAAAATGTAGGTAAGATAAAGATAAACCAAACTGCTACTATCGAGGAAATAAAAGATGCTTTAGACTTCTTCCGCGAGGGATAA
- a CDS encoding outer membrane beta-barrel protein encodes MKKSLILFLMAFFAVASYAQNRLITGSLSDRDTQEPLTQTTVQLLRAKDSTFVAGTISNNDGKFSVKANDDGRYFVRITSIGYKTVIKRLNIANSGNVDLGKIVLGSNAVMLKGATIVGQASKVTLKEDTFVYNSSAYRTPEGSTIEELVKRLPGAQIADDGTITINGKQVKKILVEGKEFMTGDTKTALKNIPTSVINKIKAYDKKSDLAKVTGIDDGEEETVLDFGMKPGMNKGMFSNIDLSAGSKDRYSNRAMGAYFNDKNRLMIFANANNTNDQGFPGGGGYGRFGSGKQGLNASKMLGLNYNFENKDKLQIDASVRWQHADGDVNTTSSVENFVSSKGAFSNSINQSFSRNDSWDARMRLEWNPDSMTDIMLRPTFTYSNNDGINKSTSGSYNADPYSYVLDPLSKESIDKLSADNLMVNTRDNSGISNSNNKNIGAMLQYNRKFGTKGRNLTLKGDVNYGKSDSKSLSLSNVHLYQIMNSSNADSTYQTNRWNVTPTTNYGYDLQFTYSEPIMRATFLQFSYKFQYKYSKSDRSTYDFSNLGEDYFAGLPLIYGGWNSYLSRLANPVESYIDANLSRYSAYKNYIHDIELMLRIIRTKYTFNLGVMVEPQKSSYMQDYQGVHVDTTRNVTNITPTLDFRYRFSKVSNLRIDYRGTTSQPSMTQLLDITDDSDPLNISKGNPGLKPSFTNNLRLFYNNYIEKKQRAIMTFINYTNTSNDISSMVTYNEATGGRITRPENINGNWNVRGAFMFNTAIDSAGVFNVNTFTNVNYNNYVAFTFLNNESTKTTTRSSSLGERIETSYRNGWLEFAVDGSLNYTHSRNGLSINNNLDTWQFAYGSSINITLPWGTSLATDLHNNSRRGYSDNAMNTNELVWNAQLSQGFLRGSALTVSLQLYDILHNQSNFSRTISAIQRSDTQYNSINSYAMLHVIYRLNIFGGKDARMNGNGPDGGPGRGGRHGGMPRGGMGGGGHRGGFGGGRPF; translated from the coding sequence ATGAAAAAATCTTTAATACTATTTCTAATGGCGTTTTTTGCTGTTGCCTCGTATGCGCAAAATCGCCTTATCACTGGAAGTTTATCTGATCGTGATACCCAAGAGCCACTAACGCAGACAACAGTGCAATTGCTACGTGCGAAAGACAGTACTTTTGTTGCCGGTACAATTTCTAATAACGATGGAAAATTTTCTGTCAAAGCAAATGACGACGGACGTTATTTTGTTCGTATAACTAGCATTGGTTATAAAACGGTTATAAAGCGTTTAAATATAGCGAACTCTGGTAATGTTGATCTTGGTAAAATAGTTCTTGGATCAAATGCTGTTATGTTGAAAGGGGCAACAATAGTTGGACAAGCTTCAAAGGTGACGTTGAAGGAAGATACATTTGTTTATAATTCTTCGGCATATCGTACTCCTGAAGGTTCTACGATTGAAGAGTTGGTGAAACGACTTCCTGGAGCACAGATTGCTGACGACGGTACAATTACTATTAATGGTAAACAAGTGAAGAAAATTCTTGTTGAAGGAAAAGAGTTTATGACCGGTGACACGAAAACAGCATTAAAGAATATCCCAACATCAGTGATTAATAAGATTAAGGCTTATGACAAGAAAAGTGACTTAGCAAAAGTTACCGGTATTGATGATGGTGAAGAGGAAACGGTATTGGACTTTGGTATGAAGCCAGGAATGAATAAAGGTATGTTCAGTAACATAGATCTTTCTGCAGGTAGTAAAGATCGTTATTCTAATAGGGCTATGGGAGCTTATTTTAATGATAAAAATAGGTTGATGATCTTTGCCAATGCTAATAACACCAATGACCAAGGGTTTCCTGGTGGTGGTGGTTATGGTAGGTTTGGTTCAGGTAAGCAAGGTTTGAATGCATCTAAAATGTTAGGTTTGAATTATAATTTTGAGAATAAAGATAAACTTCAAATCGATGCTTCTGTACGTTGGCAACATGCTGATGGCGACGTAAATACAACGAGTTCCGTTGAAAATTTTGTAAGTTCAAAGGGTGCCTTTTCAAATAGTATTAATCAGAGTTTTAGTAGAAATGACAGTTGGGATGCAAGAATGAGATTGGAATGGAATCCTGATTCTATGACTGATATCATGTTACGTCCTACATTTACATATTCTAATAACGATGGTATAAATAAGAGTACGTCTGGTTCTTATAATGCAGATCCTTATTCGTATGTTTTAGATCCTTTATCAAAGGAATCAATAGATAAACTTTCTGCGGATAATCTAATGGTTAATACTCGTGATAACAGCGGTATTAGCAATAGCAACAATAAAAATATTGGTGCTATGTTGCAATATAATAGAAAATTTGGAACTAAAGGGCGCAACTTAACATTAAAGGGAGATGTAAATTATGGCAAGAGTGATAGCAAGAGTTTATCACTAAGCAATGTACATTTATATCAGATAATGAACTCAAGTAATGCGGACTCAACGTATCAGACTAATAGATGGAATGTTACTCCTACAACAAACTATGGGTATGATTTGCAATTTACATATAGTGAACCTATAATGAGGGCTACTTTCCTTCAGTTTAGTTATAAATTCCAATATAAATATAGTAAGAGTGACCGATCAACTTATGATTTCAGTAATCTTGGGGAAGACTATTTTGCTGGACTACCTTTGATTTATGGCGGTTGGAATTCTTATCTTTCAAGATTGGCAAATCCTGTTGAATCATATATTGATGCAAATCTTAGTCGTTATTCCGCATATAAGAATTATATTCATGACATAGAATTGATGTTGAGAATAATTCGCACAAAATATACGTTTAACCTAGGTGTGATGGTTGAACCTCAGAAGTCTAGTTATATGCAGGATTATCAAGGAGTGCATGTAGATACAACCCGCAATGTTACAAACATAACTCCAACATTAGATTTCCGTTATCGTTTCAGTAAGGTAAGTAATCTTCGCATAGACTATCGTGGAACAACTTCTCAACCTAGTATGACTCAATTACTTGATATAACTGATGACAGTGATCCATTGAACATATCAAAGGGTAATCCAGGGTTGAAGCCTTCGTTTACTAATAATTTACGATTATTCTATAATAATTACATTGAGAAGAAGCAGCGTGCAATAATGACATTCATCAATTATACTAATACCAGTAATGATATAAGTAGTATGGTTACCTATAACGAGGCTACCGGTGGGCGCATTACTCGTCCTGAAAACATTAATGGCAACTGGAATGTAAGAGGTGCATTTATGTTTAATACGGCTATAGACTCAGCTGGCGTTTTCAATGTGAACACATTCACAAATGTGAACTATAATAATTATGTTGCGTTTACGTTCCTGAATAACGAATCAACAAAGACAACGACTCGTTCTTCATCTTTAGGTGAAAGAATCGAGACTAGCTATCGTAATGGCTGGTTGGAATTTGCTGTTGACGGTTCGTTGAATTATACTCATAGCCGTAATGGATTATCAATAAATAATAATCTTGATACATGGCAGTTTGCTTATGGTAGTTCTATCAACATAACTTTACCTTGGGGTACAAGTTTGGCTACGGATCTTCACAATAATAGCCGTAGGGGATATAGTGATAACGCAATGAATACGAATGAACTTGTATGGAATGCTCAGTTGTCACAAGGCTTCCTTAGAGGTAGTGCACTTACTGTGAGTTTGCAATTATATGATATTCTACACAATCAGAGCAATTTCAGCCGTACGATAAGTGCTATACAGCGCAGCGATACACAATATAATAGCATAAACAGTTATGCAATGTTGCATGTTATCTATCGCCTTAACATCTTTGGAGGCAAGGATGCACGTATGAATGGTAATGGTCCTGACGGAGGCCCAGGAAGAGGTGGACGTCATGGTGGTATGCCACGTGGCGGTATGGGAGGCGGAGGACACCGTGGCGGTTTCGGCGGTGGTCGTCCATTTTAA
- the menB gene encoding 1,4-dihydroxy-2-naphthoyl-CoA synthase, with translation MTREWKKIEGFDFKEILFEEYNHIAKITINRERYRNAFTPLTTWEMSQAFNYCRECTDVRVVILTGAGDKAFCSGGDMHVKGRGGYVGNDGVPRLNVLDVQMQIRRLPKPVIAMVNGYAIGGGHVLHVMCDLTIASENAIFGQTGPKVGSFDAGFGASYLARMVGQKKAREIWFLCKQYSAKEAEEMGMVNKVVPFDELEDTCVEWAEIMMERSPLALRMIKAGLNAELDGQAGIQELAGDATMLYYTMDEAQEGGKAFLEKRKPDFDKYPQFP, from the coding sequence ATGACAAGAGAATGGAAAAAAATAGAAGGGTTTGATTTCAAGGAAATCCTCTTCGAGGAATATAATCATATTGCAAAGATAACGATTAACAGAGAACGCTATCGCAATGCTTTCACCCCATTGACAACATGGGAAATGAGCCAGGCATTTAATTATTGCCGTGAATGCACTGACGTTCGTGTAGTGATACTAACAGGAGCTGGCGATAAGGCTTTCTGTTCAGGTGGCGATATGCATGTGAAGGGACGCGGAGGATATGTTGGTAACGACGGTGTGCCACGCCTAAACGTACTTGATGTTCAGATGCAAATACGTCGTTTGCCAAAACCAGTTATTGCAATGGTTAATGGTTATGCAATAGGTGGTGGACACGTACTTCATGTGATGTGTGACCTCACAATAGCTTCAGAGAATGCAATCTTTGGACAGACAGGTCCTAAAGTTGGAAGTTTTGATGCTGGTTTCGGCGCAAGTTATCTTGCCCGTATGGTAGGACAGAAGAAAGCGCGTGAGATATGGTTCCTATGTAAGCAGTATTCTGCAAAGGAAGCTGAAGAAATGGGCATGGTAAACAAGGTGGTTCCTTTTGACGAGTTAGAAGATACATGCGTGGAATGGGCTGAAATTATGATGGAGCGCAGTCCGCTTGCTTTAAGAATGATTAAGGCTGGATTGAATGCAGAACTTGATGGTCAGGCAGGAATACAGGAATTAGCCGGTGATGCCACAATGTTGTATTATACGATGGACGAGGCTCAAGAGGGCGGCAAGGCTTTCCTTGAAAAGCGTAAGCCTGATTTTGATAAGTATCCACAATTCCCTTGA